The sequence below is a genomic window from Sphingobium sp. EP60837.
CCCATATCGACATCGATCAGCATCGTCGGACCGTCCATCTGCGCCAGCACTACTGCCAGGTTGGCGGCCATGGTCGCCGCCTCATCCCCCCCATCGACCGACAATACCGCCAGCCGTAGAGAGGAAGGATCGCCAGCCTTGGACGCAGCCTTCAGCTTCGCCCGGACTGTCCGTATTTTGGCCGCATAGGGGCTCGTAGGGTCAAAGGCGGCGACAACCAGCGGGTCGATCCGCTGATCCCCGGCGGGTAGCAGTGAGAAGCCACCTGCCAGCGCCGCCAACAGTCCAGCGGCCTCGCTGTCCAGCATCCCCAGTTCGACCGCCGCTTCATGGAAGGGAAGGCCCTGCGTCCGCGAATGTACATCGACCCGATTCACATCGGATTCCGCCAGGAACCCATGATCGACAGCCAGCTTGGCAAAGCTGTGATTGTCCCGCACGCGGGGGCGCAGGGCGGCGGTCCCGCCGCCGCCCGGCATCATATGAGGTGGGGCGCCTGCCGTGGAACGCAGTCTCATGCGGCCTCCTGCTGTTTGAAGAACCAGCCGCCCGCAACCGGGACCGGCACCAACTCGGTAATCACTTCGACTTCCGTCGCGCGCGCCACGCCAGCAGCGGAGCGAACGCGCGGCTTTAGTATCTCGGCGATGATGACAGCCGCCACTCCGCCGACCAGGCCCAGCGCAACGCCCGCGATCAACCACAGCATCAGGTTGGGCTTGGCAGGCAGAAGGGGCACGCTCGCCTCATCCAGCGGGCTGGCATTGGGCTGGGAGATTTGGCTTTTCAGGGTCGCTTCGTTGAAACGCTGGCGGACCGTGTCATAGGTTTGCCGCGCCGCATCGACATCCCGCTGGAGCACCATCAGTTGATCCTGCACTTCGGACATG
It includes:
- a CDS encoding P-loop NTPase codes for the protein MRLRSTAGAPPHMMPGGGGTAALRPRVRDNHSFAKLAVDHGFLAESDVNRVDVHSRTQGLPFHEAAVELGMLDSEAAGLLAALAGGFSLLPAGDQRIDPLVVAAFDPTSPYAAKIRTVRAKLKAASKAGDPSSLRLAVLSVDGGDEAATMAANLAVVLAQMDGPTMLIDVDMGNPSLDRLFRVANKSGLAEQLMGSAALLPAAKTAIEGLWLMTAGRASGSASSMITRGPLAETANGWGLKETSMLFYLAERKGEQTPFGSILAGFDAVAIVARRGGTVIADMRRIIDDLDRQGVPIAGTVIA